The Mycobacterium paragordonae genome includes a region encoding these proteins:
- a CDS encoding S1C family serine protease: MTNHPRYSPPPQQPGYGATQSQPVPPAYAQGQQSYNQQFDWRYQPQQQYRSSYDPLTGTGAGPIPGNTGPGPIPGNTGAGPIPGGTGSRPIPGGTGGGPIPTGPGPMPPMMPPMSPPPRRRRSAGLIFGALAIAVVSAGIGGAAATVVELGHQSGTGHGTTAASGGAPSVPAANMPPGSVEQVASKVVPSVVMLETDLGRQSEEGSGVILSADGLILTNNHVVAAAAKPPAGSPPPKTTVTFYDGRTSTFTVVGADPTSDIAVVRVQGASGLTPIAIGSSAGLKVGQPVVAIGSPLGLAGTVTTGIVSALNRPVSTTGESGNQNTVLDAVQTDAAINPGNSGGALVNMNSQLVGINSAIATLGADSGDAQSGSIGLGFAIPVDQAKRIADELISTGKATHASLGVQVTTDKGVPGAKVMEVVGNGAAANAGVPKGVVVTKVDERPINSADALVAAVRSKAPGDKVALTYQDPAGGNRTVQVTLGKADS, translated from the coding sequence CGCAGCAGCCGGGATACGGTGCCACGCAGAGTCAGCCGGTGCCGCCCGCCTATGCCCAGGGGCAGCAGAGCTACAACCAGCAGTTCGACTGGCGGTATCAACCCCAGCAGCAGTACCGCTCCTCCTACGACCCGCTCACCGGCACCGGCGCGGGCCCGATCCCCGGCAACACCGGACCCGGTCCGATTCCGGGCAACACCGGCGCGGGCCCGATCCCCGGCGGCACCGGTTCCCGGCCGATCCCCGGCGGCACCGGCGGCGGTCCGATCCCGACCGGTCCCGGGCCGATGCCCCCGATGATGCCGCCGATGTCACCCCCGCCCCGGCGGCGGCGCTCGGCCGGGTTGATCTTCGGTGCGCTGGCCATCGCCGTGGTTTCCGCCGGTATCGGTGGAGCCGCCGCGACGGTTGTCGAACTGGGTCACCAGTCCGGCACCGGCCACGGCACCACCGCGGCTTCGGGTGGAGCGCCGAGCGTCCCGGCGGCCAACATGCCGCCCGGTTCGGTGGAGCAGGTCGCGTCCAAGGTGGTGCCCAGCGTCGTCATGCTGGAAACCGATCTGGGCCGCCAGTCCGAAGAGGGCTCCGGCGTCATCCTGTCGGCTGACGGGCTGATTCTGACCAACAACCACGTCGTCGCGGCGGCCGCCAAGCCGCCGGCCGGAAGTCCTCCGCCGAAGACGACCGTGACCTTCTACGACGGCCGCACCTCGACGTTCACCGTGGTCGGGGCCGACCCGACCAGCGACATCGCCGTGGTCCGGGTGCAGGGCGCCTCCGGCCTCACCCCGATCGCCATCGGGTCCTCGGCAGGCCTGAAGGTCGGTCAGCCGGTGGTGGCCATCGGTTCCCCGCTCGGCCTGGCGGGCACCGTGACCACTGGCATCGTCAGCGCGCTCAACCGGCCCGTCTCGACCACCGGCGAATCCGGCAACCAGAACACGGTGCTGGACGCGGTCCAGACCGACGCCGCGATCAACCCCGGTAACTCCGGCGGGGCACTGGTCAACATGAACTCGCAACTCGTCGGCATCAACTCGGCGATCGCCACCCTGGGCGCCGACTCCGGGGACGCGCAGAGCGGCTCCATCGGGCTGGGCTTCGCGATCCCGGTCGACCAGGCCAAGCGCATCGCCGACGAGCTGATCAGCACCGGCAAGGCGACGCACGCCTCGCTGGGCGTGCAGGTGACCACCGACAAGGGCGTCCCCGGCGCAAAGGTGATGGAGGTCGTGGGCAACGGCGCGGCCGCCAACGCCGGCGTCCCCAAGGGCGTCGTCGTCACCAAGGTCGACGAACGTCCGATCAACAGCGCCGACGCGCTTGTCGCGGCGGTGCGTTCCAAGGCGCCCGGCGACAAGGTGGCGCTGACATACCAGGATCCTGCCGGCGGCAACCGCACGGTGCAGGTCACGCTCGGGAAGGCGGACAGTTGA
- a CDS encoding MogA/MoaB family molybdenum cofactor biosynthesis protein has protein sequence MKVEGQLSDLGYTVAPMEQGAELVVGRALVVVVDDRTAHGDEDHSGPLVTELLTEAGFVVDGVVAVEADEVEIRNALNTAVIGGVDLVVSVGGTGVTPRDVTPEATRDILDREILGIAEAIRASGLSAGITDAGLSRGLAGVSGSTLVVNLAGSRYAVRDGMATLNPLAAHIIGQLSSLEI, from the coding sequence ATGAAGGTCGAAGGCCAGTTGTCCGACCTCGGTTATACGGTGGCACCCATGGAACAGGGTGCGGAGTTGGTAGTCGGGCGGGCACTCGTCGTCGTCGTCGATGACCGGACTGCGCACGGCGACGAGGACCACAGCGGGCCGTTGGTCACCGAGTTGCTCACCGAAGCCGGGTTTGTGGTCGACGGCGTGGTGGCGGTCGAGGCTGACGAGGTCGAGATCCGAAATGCGTTGAACACCGCGGTGATCGGCGGCGTGGACCTGGTGGTGTCGGTCGGCGGCACCGGGGTGACACCGCGCGACGTCACTCCGGAAGCCACCCGCGACATCCTGGACCGGGAGATCCTCGGCATCGCCGAAGCGATCCGCGCGTCGGGTCTGTCCGCGGGCATCACCGACGCGGGTTTGTCACGCGGGCTGGCCGGGGTGTCCGGCAGCACGCTGGTGGTCAACCTGGCCGGCTCCCGCTACGCCGTGCGGGACGGGATGGCGACGCTCAACCCGCTGGCCGCGCACATCATCGGCCAGCTGTCGAGCCTGGAGATCTGA